Sequence from the Carassius gibelio isolate Cgi1373 ecotype wild population from Czech Republic chromosome A7, carGib1.2-hapl.c, whole genome shotgun sequence genome:
CTTTGGAGATACAAATCCAAGGGAAAGGAGCATATCACAAGATGATATACAGTTCATGCAACTTATGAATGAGAAAATTCACAAGAACTCAGAGGGACACCTTGAGATGCCCCTCCCCTTTAAGACACGCCCACAGTTACCTGAAAATAAACAGCTGGCTCTGGTGCGATTGAAGCGCCTGAAAGGAAAATTTGAGAAAGACCCAAAATTCAAGGATGATTATGTAAAGTTTATGGAAGGTGTCTTCAAGGATGGCGATGCGGAGAGAGTTGAACTCCAACCTAAAAAAGGAAATGTCTGGTACATTCCTCACCAGGGAGTATATCACCCTAAAAAGCCAGAGAAGATTAGAGTTGTGTTTGATTGCTCTGCCAAATATGATGGCACCGCATTAAATGATCACTTGTTAACTGGGCCTGATCTCACTAACGGGCTAACAGGGGTACTTTGCAGGTTTCGCAAATATCCAATAACAATTATCTGTGATGTAGAAAGAATGTTCCATAGGTTCCATGTAAGCCAGGAAGACAGAGATTACTTacggttcctgtggtggaaaaatGGCGATACAAACACTGAGCCAAAGGAGTATCGCATGAAAGTCCATCTTTTTGGAGCAGCATCCTCTCCTGGCTGCGCAAATTATGGAATGAAGTATCTTGCATGTCAAAACGAAAGAGAGCATCCTGCAGCAGCCAGTTTCATCAAAAGTAATTTCTACGTTGATGATGGGCTCATTAGTGTGGAAAATGTGGACACAGCTATCAAACTAGTACAAGAAGCCAGAATTGTGTGTGCAAAAGGGAAATTGCGTCTACATAAGTTCATCTCAAATGACAAAAAGGTCATGGAGTCTATACCTGTTAGTGAGCAAGCCAGCGGTGTTCAAGATGTGGAGCTTGGCTCTGATGAACTTCCAGTCCAGACGGTGTTGGGAGTTAAATGGAGTGTAAATAGTGACACCTTTTCCTTTAAAGTAGCCCTGGATGAGAAACCAGCAACGCGGCGAGGAGTCCTCTCAACAGTCGCATCTGTGTTTGATCCATTAGGCTTCCTGGCTCCCTTTCTCCTATTAGGAAAGAAAGTATTACAGGAGATGTGTCAGAGGGGCATTGAATGGGATGATTCACTCCCCAAAGAGTTAATGCCACAATGGACTAGCTGGCTAAATGAATTGAAGGATCTGCACAATCTCCAGATTGCAAGATGCTTTGTTCCTGACTATTTAGGGACTGTCCAGAGGATCGAACTCCATCACTTTTCAGATGCGAGTAGCTATGGCTATGGTCAATGCTCATATATTCGAGTGTTGAGTGAAGACAAAGTGCACTGCTCCTTTGTCATTGGCAAGGCAAGGGTTGCACCCACAAAAGTTGTGACCATACCCAGGCTTGAGTTAACTGCTGCGGTGATTTCTTCAGCAGTCAGTAGAATGTTAAAGGAGGAGTTGGAGCTCAAAATTGATCAAGAATATTTTTGGACCAACTCAAAAGTAGTCTTAGGCTACATTAACAATGAAGCCCGTAGGTTTCATGTTTTCGTAGCGAATCGAGTCCAAAGAATTAGAGAAACGACTGACCCTGAACAGTGGCATTATATAGATTCTGAACAAAATCCTGCAGATCACGCTTCCAGGGGCCTCAAGGTGTCGGAGTTGATAAATTCGAATTGGCTCACTGGACCTAAGTTTCTCTGGGAAAGAGAAATTATCACATCAGAGACCACTCCAGAGCTTCTGATTGGTGATCCTGAAATCAGGGCAACGCAAGTGCTACAAACAAAGGTAGCAAGTGATGAAGATTTTTTGGAGCGGTTCAATAGGTTTTCGAAATGGCACACTGCATTGAAAGTTGTTGCTCGAATTCAGCAGTTAGCGAGACACAAGGCAGGTAAACCCATAAATGTTGAAGAAATGAGAAATGCCAGCATCAGGCTTGTAAAATTGGCACAAAGGGATGCCTTCAAAGATGAGATACAAAAATTGAAACAAGGCAAATTGCCAAATAGTCACCCTTTGTTCCAACTTGACCCAGTACTGCAAGATGGTGTTCTCAGGGTGGGAGGGCGATTGAAGAAAGCTTTCCTACCTCTAGACACGAAGCACCCAGCAGTCCTTCCAAGAGATGGTGTGGTCACCCGTCTCATCGTGGATTACTGCCATGAAAAGACTCAACACCAAGGCAGAGGACAGACCCTTAATGAACTGAGAGGAAATGGTTACTGGGTTGTTGGTGGCAGCAAAGTTGTGGCTAACCTCATTAAGCAATGTGTTATATGCAGGAGAGCTCGCAGGACAACAGAGACACAGATGATGGCGGATCTACCTGCTAACCGTGTTGACTCCTCTCCACCATTCTCTTACTGTGGGATGGATTGCTTTGGGCCGTTTCTATGTAAGCAAGGACGGAAAGAACAAAAAAGATATGGTCTCATATTCACCTGCTTCTCCTCAAGAGCAATCCATATAGAGATGCTAGAAGATCTAACCACTGATGCCTTCATAAACGCCTTGCGATGTTTTATTGCAATCCGTGGAGCTGTAAGAGAAATCAGATCGGATCAAGGGACAAACTTTGTTGGGGCAAAAAACGAGCTGACAAAGGCTTTGGAAGAATTGGACAAGGAGAGATTAACTGCTTACCTATCCCAAAAGCAATGTGATTTCATTTTGAACGTGCCTGATGCCAGTCACATGGGAGGGGTTTGGGAAAGGCAGATCAGAACCATTAGAAGTGTTCTAAGTTGGGTCCTTTCACAGAGTGCAGGAAGACTGGATGATGCCTCCTTGAGAACTTTCTTCTATGAAGCCATGTCAATCATAAATAATCGCCCACTCACCTCAAATAACATTAACGATCCCAAAGGGCTAGAGCCACTTACCCCAAACCATTTACTCACCATGAAATCTTCTGTCCCTCTGCCTCCACCTGGGAAATTTGTGCCAGAGGACCTGTATGCGAGGAAGAGGTGGCGCAGAGTACAATATCTGACACAGCAATTTTGGAGTAGATGGAGGAAGGAATATCTGGCAAACATCATCCTTAGACAACGGTGGCACTCTCCAAGACGAAATGTAAAGATTGGAGATATTGTCATTGTCAAGGAGGAACAGCTTCCCCGCAATGAATGGAGACTTGGACTAGTGCTTGATGCTTGTGCAGATGAAGACGGATTGGTGCGAAAAGCCAAAATTCAAATAGGAAATAGGAAGTTAGGGAAAAAGGGTCAACGACTGACTAATCCATCAATTCTTGAGCGTCCTATTCATAAATTAGTAGTACTTGTAGAGAACAATTAAATCTGATTTATTGTCTGATCTTGAGACTTTTAAGTGTCACAAGTTCATCTGGTAGTCTTGAACCAAGAGTCAGAGATATGTGATTCTAATATCTGGTTTGTGAAATTACtaatttttcaaacatttacGTAAAGTTAATCACAAATTGTAGTAATTTGGTGGGAGTGTAACTGTCAAAAGACATGTTTTTCAAAGATATGtgtattatttatgtttgtttaaacAGTCTAATCAATTTGAGTTCATTTATTGTTTAAAGTAGAGAATGTGCTCCCTTAGAATGTTTAATGTCATGGGTTCTTTAAGAAAGAGTTAATATCAAAGCGTAACAGGTCATATGACCAGGTTGAGTTGAACGCGGGACCGCTGCATTATGGGTTGAAGAAACATGGATGCAGAGTAATGTTAATGGTATACAGAGCCTGGAAAGGAGTAACCTTTATCTGCATGGTCTAAGAGGGCGCACACGGTAATTCAtctttaaatctgttgtattttctgtaaaatgttgttttatatcaGTTTATGTAAACGATGTTATGTGTAAATCGTGATGTAATCAGATTCGGATTGTCGCATGTGTTCATTTGCGTATCAGCGGACATTTACATGAGAGACTTGAAAAGAACTCgactaaatgcatattttgaacaTTATATGTTTATTTCTTGTAGTTTTCACGGTGTCTGCtggaaagagacagagacatagagacaaataaacagcaaaaagGACATCTGTATGAAGCGTGGCTCATTTCATTAGACCAGTGCAGTTACACGGCCCAAGGCCGCGCCGAGGGACTCGCGGGAGCgacgagggtcgcacaggagagcagcgtgtccgagaacgaagaacgagaagaagagcgaggcggaccttgttcggtcgattcttatggcttgggatggttcacgcctcttttcgggtgaacaaccaatgaacgtccacgATCTGAAgtggagggaaaagttccttcgtctctgtggagacacccaccctaatgatttagggcttgtcagatttcatcagggatattctagcaagttcgtaattccagaataataaatttttcattactttgctttagataagtgggtctgtcaaagcatgacgattacaaaaacaccaaacagtacatatataactgatagaaacacgaaagttacattcaaatgcagaattacacacatttaaagattaacacatgctaataaattgcagatagtcccaatttatatgggaaacatctcaaagcaccaacaaaaacaatactatatactttTAGACTACGTCTGAggtaatagtttaggatacattgagaaaaaggtaccAGTGACTGTTtctttcctgtcctgttgcccagtgggggtcataaagctttacgacctggtcaggagtgggggttgcagaaacatggctctctttgagaaagttaaaataaggagaacatttccaatttataagctagtaaaatta
This genomic interval carries:
- the LOC128017685 gene encoding uncharacterized protein LOC128017685, coding for MSVYGEKSQCGESSEQIETIQAELIRLNEQLKSQSNDVERERLESLIGDVHSKIQSLQTAMTEPIPSTSRTDEPRKSSRERKLTPKMQELKQQEVSQKESKFIKLYESWKDQVKATRTKLKGECSDQDLSDLMDSVEGMESQVKNVYELIRSQSVPSTEIRRKMDSCTAVTADLMGLMKVRMSEVGQEEFDANAEDARIHMVLDKEYAQSIFTTTSSKSIRSHRSSSSIDQQSITAKRAECAAQLAAKQAEIKMEEAIATQRLELKRLENQRDLQVIAAKLKVYSEADSGESCNDSIAASSDLASCPVMSSKEIKKEQACKNDNQEQKDHSNGDASIVQALHDTMVLSRLPAPEPSVFIGDPLKFLEWRTSFKALIERRCTNPADKLFYLQKYVSGEAQSVLEGSFYRKDDEAYEQAWEALNSRYGHPFVIQRAFREKLNDWPKISSRESVKLRQFSDFLTACSNAMPHIKGLQVLNDCEENQKMLQKLPDWLTSRWNRHVTMQLKQLEEYPTFKEFADFVAQEAEIACNPVTSFHALKLTQEKPSREVKRSKANAFITNVKASDKSRIVSKTYSVGVSNSVDSNRSDKVITVPSVSNSVTCRYCGENHSIHKCQTFASKSVEDKRKFILDNNLCFGCLRKGHNSKDCKSKATCSVCKKHHPTPLHEDRPSSTAVTFSHAMQAEQNTSSLSCCVDSGDGGSTSMIVPVWISSTSTPEREILVYALLDTQSSNTFVDQEVCERMGAISEPVKLKLTTMMGKDSIVQSERVSGLRVRGFTSYGLISLPPAYTRDFIPLERSHIPTPETARRWNHLKEIAQEIPMLLDCEVGLLIGYDCSRALAPRQVITGGDDEPYAIRTDLGWSIVGSSPKIAKSTEVTGLCHRVSVKELPNLTPTSIIRALESDFGDTNPRERSISQDDIQFMQLMNEKIHKNSEGHLEMPLPFKTRPQLPENKQLALVRLKRLKGKFEKDPKFKDDYVKFMEGVFKDGDAERVELQPKKGNVWYIPHQGVYHPKKPEKIRVVFDCSAKYDGTALNDHLLTGPDLTNGLTGVLCRFRKYPITIICDVERMFHRFHVSQEDRDYLRFLWWKNGDTNTEPKEYRMKVHLFGAASSPGCANYGMKYLACQNEREHPAAASFIKSNFYVDDGLISVENVDTAIKLVQEARIVCAKGKLRLHKFISNDKKVMESIPVSEQASGVQDVELGSDELPVQTVLGVKWSVNSDTFSFKVALDEKPATRRGVLSTVASVFDPLGFLAPFLLLGKKVLQEMCQRGIEWDDSLPKELMPQWTSWLNELKDLHNLQIARCFVPDYLGTVQRIELHHFSDASSYGYGQCSYIRVLSEDKVHCSFVIGKARVAPTKVVTIPRLELTAAVISSAVSRMLKEELELKIDQEYFWTNSKVVLGYINNEARRFHVFVANRVQRIRETTDPEQWHYIDSEQNPADHASRGLKVSELINSNWLTGPKFLWEREIITSETTPELLIGDPEIRATQVLQTKVASDEDFLERFNRFSKWHTALKVVARIQQLARHKAGKPINVEEMRNASIRLVKLAQRDAFKDEIQKLKQGKLPNSHPLFQLDPVLQDGVLRVGGRLKKAFLPLDTKHPAVLPRDGVVTRLIVDYCHEKTQHQGRGQTLNELRGNGYWVVGGSKVVANLIKQCVICRRARRTTETQMMADLPANRVDSSPPFSYCGMDCFGPFLCKQGRKEQKRYGLIFTCFSSRAIHIEMLEDLTTDAFINALRCFIAIRGAVREIRSDQGTNFVGAKNELTKALEELDKERLTAYLSQKQCDFILNVPDASHMGGVWERQIRTIRSVLSWVLSQSAGRLDDASLRTFFYEAMSIINNRPLTSNNINDPKGLEPLTPNHLLTMKSSVPLPPPGKFVPEDLYARKRWRRVQYLTQQFWSRWRKEYLANIILRQRWHSPRRNVKIGDIVIVKEEQLPRNEWRLGLVLDACADEDGLVRKAKIQIGNRKLGKKGQRLTNPSILERPIHKLVVLVENN